One Huiozyma naganishii CBS 8797 chromosome 5, complete genome DNA segment encodes these proteins:
- the RPL6A gene encoding 60S ribosomal protein eL6 (similar to Saccharomyces cerevisiae RPL6B (YLR448W) and RPL6A (YML073C); ancestral locus Anc_4.341) translates to MSAQKAPKWYPSEDIKALKKTRKASRPQKLRTSLVPGTVLILLAGRFRGKRVVYLKHLEDNTLLISGPFKVNGVPLRRVNARYVIATSTKVPVASVNVEKFNVEYFARDAKLSKKEKKEANLFPEQQKKEVSTERVQDQKIVDKALLAEIKNTPLLKQYLASSFSLKSGDKPHLLKF, encoded by the exons ATGAGCGCCCAAAAA GCCCCAAAGTGGTATCCATCTGAAGACATAAAGGCTCTAAAGAAGACCAGAAAGGCTTCGAGACCACAAAAGTTGCGTACCTCGCTAGTTCCAGGCACCGTTTTGATCTTGCTAGCTGGCCGTTTCAGAGGTAAGAGAGTCGTCTACTTGAAGCACTTGGAAGACAACACCCTATTGATCTCCGGTCCATTCAAGGTCAATGGTGTTCCTCTAAGAAGAGTCAATGCCCGTTACGTCATTGCCACCTCCACCAAGGTCCCAGTTGCTTCCGTCAACGTCGAGAAATTCAACGTCGAATACTTTGCCAGAGATGCCAAgttgtccaagaaggagaagaaggaggccAACTTGTTCCCAGAacaacagaagaaggaggtCAGTACCGAGAGAGTCCAAGAccaaaaaattgttgaCAAGGCTTTGTTGGCTGAAATCAAGAACACTCCATTGTTGAAGCAATACCtagcttcttctttctctttgaagagcgGTGACAAGCCTCACTTGCTAAAATTTTAA